The sequence below is a genomic window from Lolium perenne isolate Kyuss_39 chromosome 4, Kyuss_2.0, whole genome shotgun sequence.
CAATACTCCACCTTATGGACGACGTCCCTGCCTGGAGACCTGCTTCTCCTGGTAGCATGGCATGTCCTGGCCGGCGACTTCCTGGACTACGTCCGCTTCCGCGCAGTCTGCAGACTGTGGCGCGACGGCACCATGTGCCCACGCGGCCGCGGCCTCGTTGACCCACGCTTCCACCCGCGACGCTGGATAATGTTTCCAGAGGGTCACGGACTCCACCCTGGCCACAACAAGCTCCGCAACCACGTTCGCTTCCTCAATCTCGACACAGGAACCTTCGTCCGTGTCAAGCTTCCGCTCTTTAGAGACCACTGCATCCTCGACTCCGTggatggcctcctcctcctccagcgcgaCCAGGACGCCGTCGTTCGCCTTCTCCACCCTTTCACCGGCGACCTGGCTGACCTTCCCCCGCTCTCCGATCTCCACACGCAGCTGCGGAGGTACAAGTACAACTTCCAGACCGAGGGTGACAGGTGGTTCTTCCTCACGCTTGGCATGTTTGCCGTCGTCTCTTGTGATGCCAATGCTGGAACCATCACCCTCATGATTCTCTTCTATCGTGTGAAGAGGCTGGCCTTTGCTACCACCCAGGACACGCAATGGACCGTGCCGAGTTGGGAAGTCCCACCATATGCTGCACCCCTTGCGTTTCATGGCAAGATTTACATGGTGCAGTATCCGACGTATGATGGTTCACTGGTTTTCCAGATCGACCCGCCCCCACAGGCCGgttcaccaccaccgccaccgaagCTGGTCGCCAAGTGCCCCAAGGATAAACTTTATGATGGTCACAGTCTGGTAGAAGGTGACTCGGAGATACTGCTCGTTGGCCATACCGACAATTCCCGGTCGCATATTTTGATCTACAAACTCAAGGACATCATGTTGGACAGGTTTGTCCCTGTAACGAGCATTGGAGATCGTGCCCTCTTCCTCTTAGATACAAATCTGAGTGTCTCCACCAAGGCAATGCCTATGGTCATGGCTGAAACCATTGTCTACAAAGATCCAAGAATGCGCAACTATGCGCAATACCACCTCGGTACTGGCACTCGGTCTCCAGCAGTCGATGAATGTGGCATCCGCGGCTATGACCCGGGTCCTCGTAGCCTCATCCAGCATATCATTACCTGCTGCATTCGCAGTGCATGGTATGTAGGTCTATCTATGACCGTATTCTCATGTTATAATTAATTTTCAATGTATCTCGTTTACTGGCCAAGCTAATATGTTCTCATTGTGCCCTTTAGGAATAAAGGGGTCATGTATTCTTTTAAGGAAGCGGATAGGGACACATGGCTCATTTGGAAGGTCAAGAGGAAGTTTCGCCATTGGGTAATTGCTCACAATCAATCTTCTTGTTTTCATACTCTCAGTTGTGCCTCTGCCCTCTGATAAACTCCCCCAACTGATAGAAAACTCAACAGTCATACGCCTCCCTTTTTTTGGATATATCTAGTACACCAGTTTTGAGCTGGCATTTATCGAAATCCTTTATATCCTCCTACGCAACCAAGCAGCAGTTTATCCACTTCTTTGTAGGGGAATTAATGGCTTGGATTGCAATTTGACTAGTAACATACTTCTAATTAGCAGATGAGAATTACTTGTCACAATGTTAGTTGCAATCATGTGCGAGCATTTTTTTTGGTACGCTTTGGAAGTTGTGGTATTGCCCGGACGTAAATTGTCCAGTAGGCGCTTTCCAGAACTTGGGCAGAGGATAATTTTTTGTAAGCTGTCCTGGTAGGGGCCATGTAGTTTGCTTGTTTTTTTACCGAACAAGCTAAGTGATTAGGCTTGAAGAAACAGGGTAATTGATAGTTCGATACTATGCTAGTAAAAACAGAGTAACATACTCTTTGGAAGTTGTTCTACTGCTGGCACGTTCATTGCTCAGTAGGCGCTTTCCAGAACTTGCAAATTTATTCTAATCTGCCCTTATAGAGATCATGTACGAGTAGTTTCTTTCAGCAGAACAAGCTAAATGATTATGCTAGAAGTAACAGGGTAATTGATACTATGCTTGTAAAAACAGATTCCTACTGGAGTGAAAATGTTGCAGATTTAGCTGCTGAGTAACTTGCACGTCTAGATACCTCTTTGCCCATGTGGTTTCCATTATTGTATTTGTATTTGGCAATACTGGTGTAATTAGTATAAATCATCCGTCTGACATCTCCTTTTGTCCCATTACTGTAGTCATAAACGCCTCTAAGAAGCCGGTGGATGGATCTTCTCAGCCTAACCAGGATGCATGAAGAAGAGTGGAGAGATCACCAAATATCAAAATATATTGCCATATCTTGTTGCTATAAATTATTCTCTTAGATCATGAGGTTGCTACAAATTTATTCCCGTGGCTCTGTTGTTAAGTCGATGAAGCAATGACACAGGATATTTCTGGTTCTCTTGGATCATGACGTTGCTACAAACTTATTCTCGTGGTCTCTATTGTTAAGATATTTTTTACGTCTGTCCTCTTTTCCCTGCTTTACTGATGAATTTCCATACTACTGTATTCGTTAAGTATTTTATATCTTTGGATTTTGAGGATGTGTAGATGTGAAGTTGTTTTCACTCTCGAGGATCAGTCAACATGTGGTGATACTGTCAGTCTTTGATCCACGTAGAATTGTAGCCTAGCTACAGAGCTTATGCATGACTCGTTAGTGAAGCTTGagattttatttttatatttgtGGGGAATGAAGCTTGAGATTTGAAGTGACATACTGACATCGCCAGCCAAGAGGCGCTTCTGGACAGCAGGAAAAGGTTTCCTGCCCTGCGTTCACACCAGACATATCTCCATGCATCAAGCTAAACCATTTGCAGTAACCCAGAGTGTTGTTTGTTACCTGAGCACCATCTGGGTGACCGGATCACTTCATAGTGTGGCCCATATATAAACGATAACGGTGAAGTCCAATTCCTGGGTTAACAGCAACGTTATATGCCTGAATGCATAGAGCTGGGGATTAACCTGCAGATACCATAGTTTTGTTAATAATACTGCTGGCACCTTTCACTTCTATAAGCATGGAAGTATCAGC
It includes:
- the LOC127302976 gene encoding uncharacterized protein, which codes for MTMKTKRRFPTVATSDDATDQYSTLWTTSLPGDLLLLVAWHVLAGDFLDYVRFRAVCRLWRDGTMCPRGRGLVDPRFHPRRWIMFPEGHGLHPGHNKLRNHVRFLNLDTGTFVRVKLPLFRDHCILDSVDGLLLLQRDQDAVVRLLHPFTGDLADLPPLSDLHTQLRRYKYNFQTEGDRWFFLTLGMFAVVSCDANAGTITLMILFYRVKRLAFATTQDTQWTVPSWEVPPYAAPLAFHGKIYMVQYPTYDGSLVFQIDPPPQAGSPPPPPKLVAKCPKDKLYDGHSLVEGDSEILLVGHTDNSRSHILIYKLKDIMLDRFVPVTSIGDRALFLLDTNLSVSTKAMPMVMAETIVYKDPRMRNYAQYHLGTGTRSPAVDECGIRGYDPGPRSLIQHIITCCIRSAWYVGIKGSCILLRKRIGTHGSFGRSRGSFAIGCASAL